A stretch of Ligilactobacillus faecis DNA encodes these proteins:
- a CDS encoding helix-turn-helix domain-containing protein, whose translation MSRKSKYSAEQKLAILNELNRSSISEVAKKYAVGKKTIRTWGYLYKYQGIDGLRSTHNNHRYSKEFKVFLVQQYQKSDESLEIFAIKHGLKSKTQLLDWIMQYNESKLKAYTPRKRDSIMLGRKTTFEERLSIIEELIKHDVNYNWAVEKYNVSYQQVYGWYQKYRKSGNDPQSLRDRRGKAKTQKEWTEIDQLKAENRLLKAQLLRKEMEEAYAKKVMEIRDREANDSSNNKPSKN comes from the coding sequence ATGTCTAGGAAATCAAAATACAGTGCAGAACAAAAATTAGCTATACTAAATGAACTAAATCGTTCTAGTATCAGTGAGGTAGCTAAAAAGTATGCGGTGGGCAAGAAAACTATTAGAACTTGGGGGTATCTATATAAATATCAGGGCATTGATGGCTTACGATCTACTCACAATAATCATAGATATTCAAAGGAATTTAAAGTATTTTTGGTCCAACAGTATCAAAAATCAGATGAGTCGCTTGAAATATTCGCAATCAAGCATGGGCTAAAGTCCAAAACACAACTGCTAGATTGGATTATGCAGTATAATGAATCAAAACTAAAGGCTTATACGCCAAGAAAGCGAGATTCAATTATGCTAGGAAGAAAAACTACTTTTGAAGAACGATTATCGATAATCGAAGAGTTGATCAAGCACGATGTCAATTACAACTGGGCCGTAGAAAAATATAACGTTAGTTATCAACAAGTTTATGGGTGGTATCAAAAGTATCGTAAAAGTGGCAATGATCCACAATCACTTCGTGATCGTCGAGGCAAAGCCAAGACACAAAAAGAGTGGACAGAAATTGATCAGCTAAAGGCTGAGAATCGATTATTAAAGGCCCAACTTCTCCGTAAAGAAATGGAGGAAGCATACGCAAAAAAAGTGATGGAAATACGCGATCGGGAGGCGAACGATTCTTCAAACAACAAGCCATCAAAGAACTAA